The Maniola jurtina chromosome 9, ilManJurt1.1, whole genome shotgun sequence genomic sequence ACTTTTGTTGACCTACAAGATGAGTTAGGTATTGAATGTTAGAGATCATCAGATTAATTGACCGTGTCAGTATTTCAGTCAACGAATAATTTATGTGGACTAATAAAAGCAAAAAGATTAATTCCGATTTTATACCTAATTCTTGTATATCTCtgactagctggtgcccgcgagtTCGCCCGcgtagtatagatttatttggAACCCCTGCACTAGTGTATCGTatgtactaaaataataataatacaaggtGTGTATGAAAAAATCACTTCTTATctacacatattataaaattataaatgcgaaaaaattcaaaaaaaaatcaaaatatttttattcaattaaacttttacaagtgcttttgaatcgtcaacataatctaccactggttcggaatgcagttcctaccgagaagaaccagcaagaaactcggcggttgctctttccaagtattcaatttacaataatacctATGCCAATATGAAATAacaatatgaaagtgtgttggtttattggtttgttcttcaacaAAGTCACAACAGAACGGCATAGTTATAGACCAGCAGCGTAAGGATTCGCTGAGTGATCTGCACTAAATGATACCCATCAAGATATTGGACTTTGTTtgattctacattgctgcttcactgagtgatactaaaataattttcgtgaaaaatcttcaatggattaaaaaaaaaaatcaaatgagttcggtggctagttagtggctatcattcagttgTAGATCGATAAGTTATGAAATTACACTGCTGGaatgtgacataggctactttttatcccggaaaatcaacgagttcccacgtgatttaaaaaacctatatccacgcgaacgaagtcgcgggcatcagctagtcctttataatattcattGTCTTATGGTCCCATTATACACGGGTGGTGTCAAAAGCCTTTAAAGTTTTATCGCAAGGAATAAACTGTCCATTAATATAACATCACTGCACCATCAAAGCACCACGCATAAAACCTTTATTGGTGTTAATTGTATTATGGTGGACAAAGTTGCAGTTTATATCCCGCTATATTATAGCTCTAAAACGTAGTCTCAATATGACGCCGTAATATTGCAATCGATTGCAAGTAATGGTATGATTCTGAGTggaactaaattttagagtaggtattcacatttcgcatctttttcttaccagtGTTATAAGAAAAGcacagacaaacctaatttttaaccgccgacccaaaaagaggggtgttataagtttgacgtgtgtatctgtgtatctttctgtggcatcgtagctcctaaactaatgaaccgattttaatttagtttgtttttgtttgaaatgtggcttgatcaagtgttcttagctataatccaagaaaatcggtttagccgtttgaaagttatctctcttttctagttactgtacctaaccttcacttgtcgggggtgttataaatttttaatttacatttgttttgtTCTCTTTAATGTCATATTTTTTGAcgtacttcatattattatactaccataACACAattcaatgccaataaccatttgccttatcttgtagttttacagtcttattcataaaaatcccttattataggtttaaatcgttcattagctaaaatactcattaggcctattaaacgtttcataactttcttttttcataaaggttcaataaacctctcacagctaaattctcgctataggctagtttcgctttattatgttgtcgttctgatgaattcatagacaaaatgcCAAAAATACTGGGCTCATGCTGGGCTCTGTGACAAAAAGTGACGCATGTGTGACATTTGTATACGTCAAAAGTGTCAACTGTCAGGAGGATAGGTTGGATCATTTGGatattatcgttcggagttttgtttataacttaattaaaaatggaaacaggaagaAAAGTGGCTAAAAAGCGAGAAAGAAGTGAGAATTGGTTAAGTGAAGACAAGGTTAGTACCTACAGCAGTTCTCTACAATCTACACAAGTGTGTATTCGGTGTACttcctttttttatatatatttacgtGTTTATTTCTTTCCGTAGTATTTATTAATGGAGTTGGTCAGGGAGAGGGTGGCTGtgattgaaaacaaaaacacgGACACTAACACTAATTCCAAAAAGCAGGCAGCGTGGGCAGATTtgttaaataggtatctaattatGGTGTTGTTAAAATCAATACAATGCATTAtacttgtaaataaacattacatgtcataatattattgttcacAGTTTTAACAGTATGTGTAAGGGGAGCAAACGTATCCTTCCACAGCTAAAATCACAATGGGGCATCATTAAGATGCACGAAAAACGATTAAAATCATTAGAGCGGAAGCAAATCATTGCTACAGGTGGCGGCCCACCGCCACAGTTGGACCCTCTAAAGAGTGAAGACATCAGTGCATGGCTTCCCAATGAATTTGTGATCGACACTAATGAATTTGATTCTGATCAAATCAATCAGGTGAAtgttttacaatatattgtgtAGGTTTATGATCCGAACATTGGTGACAAGGGTCTTTTCATGTTAATGAAGTAACTTATAAGTCTCGTTGTTGTGAGAGATATTATACATCTTTATTATTATGTCTTAGTTGCTAGTTCATGTACTTAATACAACTTAATTAGGATATTATTTGTTATCAAATAGTTTTCTAGTGTTTCAGTCTGTACTCTCACATccatatatcatcatcatcataatcaacccatcgctgactcactacagagcatggatctcctctcagggtttggccatagactaccacgttggccaagtgcacaatggcagacttcacacatctttgaggacattatggagaactctcaagcatgcaggtttcctcatgatgtcaagtgatatttaattatttaaaatgcacataactctgaaaagttaggtgTGTGTCTGTGATTGAACCCCTGACTCTgattaggaggtggacgtcctaaccactatcACAGGCTATCACAGTACTTTATCCATATATATGAGTAATATATAATTTCAGGTCAAGGTTGGAGGGCTGTCACCAGATGAAATCATCTTAGAGGTACATCAGGAGGATGGAATTACAGAAgaggtaaattaatatttaacaacATGGGTTGATCAATGAATTTTGATAGTCATCCCAATTTAATAACACTTTTATTGCTTCAGGTCCTACCTCATACTACTCCTCCTACTAATCATGAGATGAGCAAAATAAATCAAGAAAATGAGAACAAGGTCATAATGACCTCATATCAAATGCtgcacaagtacctacaggTTCATCAACTTCACCTAACACACTTTTATTGCTTCAGATCTTACCTATAACTAATGAGAATGACCAGCGGAAAAAAGAAGGAAATGAGAACAAGGTAAATATTGAATGCTGCCCAAGTACCTACAGGTTAATCAACTTCACCAAAAATTCTACGCTGCAGGTGCAGCTTTTTCCACAATTTTTTCCTTGGCAACCGGTTTCTTCCTTTTTCCATCCCCTAAACTTGGCAACTGGTTAGTACTTCATAGCCTTTTTACCACTGAGCactcataaaaataattatattacattagAACAATAAATAACCAAACCTCAACTAcagtaattaaattacatactaTGAGGATGGTTTTATCATGTATTCATTAATTTgtatttgataaaaatttgaatatgtAAGTCTTTCCTATGCCAATGAGTtgattttaataagtaataattattattctaggtTGAGTCTGCACTGACCAATCgtttaataagaaaaaagaagaataaaaaaaaaagaaaatgagaaCAAGGTAAAACAAATATTCAAAAGCATCAAGGTAGTGGCAGCAGcctttgaatttgaaatgtttCAGAAATAGTGCTTTTATATCCATCTAGACCTAAAATTGATGGGGAATTTGAACATAAAACATCTTTTGACTTCAAagcacacatttttttttgttaatgtacaaatccatccatactatatatcacacttaatattataaagcagaaagtttgtatgtgtgtgtgtgtatgtttgttactccttcacgcaaaaactactggacggattggactgaaatttagaatggagatagattataccctggattagcacataggctactttttatcccggaaaatcaaagagttcccacgggaattttaaaaaacctacatccacgcgaacgaagtcgcgggcatcagctagtaattttataaatgcgaaagtgtgtatacCTTTCCTATACCTTTACCtataccttttcatggcccaacagttgaaccgattctgacgaaatttggtacagggtcagcttatatcccggggacggacataggctacttttatcctggaaaatcaaacagttcccacgggatcattaaaaacctaaatcaagcggacgaagtcgcgggcatcctctagtagtaagtataagtaaatacctataatattttgtatattacaGACATCTGCTGCTGCAAATGCCATCGCAAGCGTGGAAATCGATTGCAGGAGGGAGCTCCACAGAGCTCAAATGGATAATGAGAAAAGGATAGCTCGAAATTTAGATTTAGAagaaattttgattaaaaaaaaaattgaatattatgaaaaaaataaataaaatgctttaaaataacatattttttaattaatttactagctAAAATGTTGGTCAATAAACGCACGCAGAAAAGCACTATTTCCCATTCTTCCTCTTCCAGCCTCATTCGAATGTGCTGCAGAGTCATCCTCCTGAACAATATGGACATTACCATCATTTTctgaaataaagtaataattgttaaaaatattgcttAACAAATAAATGTTGATGAAAAATTATGCTAAACTAAAAATTACCTGGAACAGGGTCCTGTTGGTCTATTGCAATATTATGCAAAACTGCAAGAGCCACAATTGTAGGTTTTACATTGTGCATGTGAACAGTGACTCCATACAACAAACTTTGGAACCGTTGCTTCCACACGCCAAAGCAACGTTCTACACAGTTCCGTGTAGCAATTTGAGCACGATTGTAATTTTCTTCACGTGCATTTTGAGGTCTCAGAATGGGCGTGAATAGATATCTTTCCAGGCGGTACCCCGAATCTCCTAAGAGTCGCCCCTTAAAGTCTCCGCGCTCGAAGCGCTCTTTAAGGGTGGACTCATTAAAGATGCGGGAGTCGTGGGTACTACCACGCCATCTGGCAACAATATCTCTGATGCGTAGTTTAGCATCACAAGTTACCTGaaaaaatatgtctgcatttaaaataaaaaacaattaatacaaaaaaagtaaaggacctagggccatggagtcttaatGCTGCCTGTCTGTCCAGCACGGAGATGCTATAGGTTTTGTTGCTGTACATGTacttattaggtaaaagtatgtattaggtacagtacctggacattcatcGAATAAAATCCCTTTCTATTTATGTagtactgagctgcatcaccgccatatttctttattttaatatgaGTACAGTCAATGCAGCCCAGTACAGAAGGAAAATTCCTGATTTCTTGAAATTCTCTGATAACTGTTTGTTGTTCTATCAGAGTCTGAGGCATTTTAATATAAGTCGCTGAGTGCCGAGCTATCGCGCGAGCTACTCTGGCACAAATGCGGCTTACAGTTGGTTGAGACAACCCATGTAAATCTCCCCCATCTTCTTGAACCTAGACAAAAAGTACatgttagaagaaatcacatataaaaggaataattaagtacatgaatagaaacttcgaaattaagtAGGAACTTACTTCACGACGTCCCCAGCATCTTATAgcagttaaaacttgcaactctggTGAAGTACCACAGCCTCTTGAATCGAGTTGCAAATCTTGCCTGACgagattaataataaacctTGCGGTATCTTTACTGAAGCGGTATCGCCGTTTAAACTCGATATCCGGCAAAGAAAACGGGTCAAATCTCTTCTGGTACACCTTCTGACGACGGCGACGTGTAGGGTTTTCGACATTCTCGATGGCGGCTATAGCTTGCAGAGCTTGCATTATGATACtttgatatgataataataaattacgtacaaataattacaaactacaatgcaatgacactagcatcaacgaaaataattattaactacACTTCAATCAAATTATCAGCTGTCATCTgaagacaagacggcggccatgTTGTTCTTTAttaagggtttatagtagggttgagcctgttataagttatggagccgctATTGAATACTTTAAGAGCATtatagcactattgaacgtttatgaaagatgtttttgagaactttgcttataacaagctaataaagcttctataaatttttatgaataagactgtaaagTTTATTAGTAGTTTTCAATCCCGCATTATATAGTTTGCAAAACTCGgttcaatgccccacctacaacGCGGCATTAACTCCAAATGGACTATTTACGGAactttcgttgacctctagcgtcagtcagatgtttaatttgcattatattgtgaacttttaaaaatacacgatttttaaatatttttttcgttgttttttatatattatcttATCAGAAATCATCAATACTATCCCCTGTCTTCGTTTTCTGCGTTCTGGTATACATACAACCAGTCCGTTGCCGTTCTCATCCTCGTGTTTAAATCGTATCGGTATactgtaaatattatagtaggGTATGCATATATTCAAAGTACTATTGACACAGAACAGCATCTCTGTCGTCCGCCGTAGTTAGCGATCCGGCGATGATTGATGCGCGCGCGCAAAAACGTGTGACTGTGGCTGCTCCAATTACCGCCTCATACCAAATTGCTGCTCACTGCCTCCATACATCAGTTATAAGCTCTCTACAGGTAATCGACTGAGGCACACTATGTCTATACGAAGTTTCATATTTTAACGTTTAGACTATATTTTGTACACGAGTAATTACATGAGTATAGCTGctgtaacaatctatacttataagttTCATTTTACTGATTTATTACTTGTAGTTCTTTTAGTTTGGTTCTGCAGACCAACTTATGATGAAGTACGTACCTAATTATGTAAGTGATTCAAAATAAAGGTGCCTACCTATTTGGTGTTTCAATTATACCTACCTCAAAGCTTCAAATACTTACTTGAATAaatacttacaagtgtaaattaaaaatttataacacccccgacaagtgaaggttacagaaactagaaaagacctgataacttttaaacggctgaaacgattttcttggactattccgcgcctacgatccaaagtatctgagttttccaaaacatcattttcaaataaataattatgtatcaaggcaacgtcaatcttgacagcttgacatttgtcaattgacataatattatgaacctaacggttatctaaccttcttttctacaagaaaactagaaaagacctgatatcTCTTAAACGacagaaccaatttttttgcattatagctaagaacactctcgatcaagccacctttcaaacaaaataaaataaattaaaatcggttcattcgtttaggcgctacgatgccacagacagatacacagatacacagatacacacgtcaaacttataacacccctctttttgggtcgggggttaaaaatacttgaaCGGACGAGAGAACTTGCATGTCTAAAAGTTtcgataatgttctcaaatatgTAAAGTAGAACCAAATGGTCAGCGTGGGGGACTATGGTCTAATCCTCTCTTAGAGAGGAGGCACATGCTCAGTaataagccggcgatgggttgatgatgatctAGTCTAAAGTTAAACCTAAGTCTTATTCTGTTTATCGACACCATGAAATGTCAGGTCAGACACAAGCCAAGGGCACTGGTATTGGTAAATCCGGATGCCCCAACCGCCACCAGTCGCACGACCGCCGCCAAATTATATTCAAATTTGGAGCACATTCAAATTGCAGTAGCGCACGCGACTTGCGAGCAGAGATCACGCCGTATGGCCCAAAGAATCTTTCACAACTGGCTAATCCTTAAGTTACTCGCCCAGGTGAAGACGTAGACGTAGAAATACGATTGCAAATTCCTAAAGTTACTTGTGATAGCGCTTTTAAGCTTCAGATTCCTACACAATGGTGGGGAAGAggcttatttttataaaaagaccTTTCATTAAGAATCTAAGTCATCCAGAACTCCTTGGAGAGTTGATCTTCTTCTACCCTTGAAAGTTTTTTACTACACCTAAAATAAGTAACTTACCTTATTATAACAGAGTCATCAAGCACGTGCGGAGCATTCTAGCACGCTGAGGGCATCATGTATAGAACAAATTGCAAATACACTTCCAAAATACTTAGATAAAATTTGCCGATAGGATACTCTCTTCTAtcgcaaaacaaaaaaaaaactcactcGTAATCCAAAACATACGGATATTGATACGGATAACAAACACAAAACATATTGATATGGATATTCAAAACATATTGATATGGATATCCAAAACATATTGATACGGATATTCAAAACATATTGATACGGATATTCAAAACATATTGATACGGATATTCCTACGTATTATCTCCATTCAAATATTTCTTGGCCCAATGGTCACATACCCTGACACAAGCCGTTGCGTGAGCCTCCCCCAGGTGCATTACGCTTTTGAACGGTAATAAATCACggctactaatttgtttttaaaggtTTTCTGCGATTATCTGTGTGTGTAATCGTGTATTGTGAGTCGCCCGTGGCGCCGCGCGGCCATTGTGCGCCGGCAGTTAAAGACCTAAAGCGATTCAAACCCGCTAAAAGGCACCGCCGCGCTCGATAATTTGTCACCCGCATTAGTTTCAGCCTCAAAGAAAACAAAAGTTGTTCCTTTAATGGCCCGACTGAATTAATCGGATTGTTACTTTATTCTTAATTGGGTTTGCGGCTCGAGTTTTAGCCGTTTACTGCAGTTTAATGAGTTTTGCGCTGGGCTTATGTCCGTATATCATTATATACGCAGCACTACactcattaataaaattagatgTTATCGAGATGATCGCTTGGTTAACATTAAAGTTTAACTGTGTTTTAGAGGGAATATTTAGTTGGTGACAAAAAATACATTCAAACTCGAATACGACATTCAAGTAGTAATTGTTTTAAGTTACGAATAAGTTCTATTTTTt encodes the following:
- the LOC123868115 gene encoding uncharacterized protein LOC123868115 isoform X1, whose protein sequence is METGRKVAKKRERSENWLSEDKYLLMELVRERVAVIENKNTDTNTNSKKQAAWADLLNSFNSMCKGSKRILPQLKSQWGIIKMHEKRLKSLERKQIIATGGGPPPQLDPLKSEDISAWLPNEFVIDTNEFDSDQINQVKVGGLSPDEIILEVHQEDGITEEVLPHTTPPTNHEMSKINQENENKTSAAANAIASVEIDCRRELHRAQMDNEKRIARNLDLEEILIKKKIEYYEKNK
- the LOC123868115 gene encoding uncharacterized protein LOC123868115 isoform X2; translated protein: METGRKVAKKRERSENWLSEDKYLLMELVRERVAVIENKNTDTNTNSKKQAAWADLLNSFNSMCKGSKRILPQLKSQWGIIKMHEKRLKSLERKQIIATGGGPPPQLDPLKSEDISAWLPNEFVIDTNEFDSDQINQVKVGGLSPDEIILEVHQEDGITEEVLPHTTPPTNHEMSKINQENENKILPITNENDQRKKEGNENKVESALTNRLIRKKKNKKKRK
- the LOC123868115 gene encoding uncharacterized protein LOC123868115 isoform X3, which encodes METGRKVAKKRERSENWLSEDKYLLMELVRERVAVIENKNTDTNTNSKKQAAWADLLNSFNSMCKGSKRILPQLKSQWGIIKMHEKRLKSLERKQIIATGGGPPPQLDPLKSEDISAWLPNEFVIDTNEFDSDQINQVKVGGLSPDEIILEVHQEDGITEEVLPHTTPPTNHEMSKINQENENKVESALTNRLIRKKKNKKKRK
- the LOC123868114 gene encoding putative nuclease HARBI1 is translated as MQALQAIAAIENVENPTRRRRQKVYQKRFDPFSLPDIEFKRRYRFSKDTARFIINLVRQDLQLDSRGCGTSPELQVLTAIRCWGRREVQEDGGDLHGLSQPTVSRICARVARAIARHSATYIKMPQTLIEQQTVIREFQEIRNFPSVLGCIDCTHIKIKKYGGDAAQYYINRKGFYSMNVQVTCDAKLRIRDIVARWRGSTHDSRIFNESTLKERFERGDFKGRLLGDSGYRLERYLFTPILRPQNAREENYNRAQIATRNCVERCFGVWKQRFQSLLYGVTVHMHNVKPTIVALAVLHNIAIDQQDPVPENDGNVHIVQEDDSAAHSNEAGRGRMGNSAFLRAFIDQHFS